The Primulina tabacum isolate GXHZ01 chromosome 16, ASM2559414v2, whole genome shotgun sequence genome window below encodes:
- the LOC142528548 gene encoding uncharacterized protein At1g08160-like yields the protein MKYSIEQGSISGYSFKNDTLNANFHFLLQANNPNSGFAIYYKAVNVSVSYEGTTLSDNSTVPTFHQPSRNITHVSFDLVAKDVRINRTVALDLNAEFESGDVALDLRLWSKMMMEFGGFRIHRGLTVHCKGLKVPFSSSKVFEKVACRKHVFD from the coding sequence ATGAAATACTCGATCGAGCAGGGATCCATCTCCGGCTACAGCTTCAAGAACGATACGCTCAACGCGAACTTCCACTTCCTGCTCCAAGCAAACAATCCGAACAGCGGGTTCGCAATATATTACAAGGCAGTGAATGTTTCGGTGTCGTACGAGGGCACGACGCTGTCCGATAACAGCACTGTCCCTACATTCCACCAGCCGAGCAGAAACATCACGCATGTGAGTTTTGATTTGGTGGCGAAAGATGTGCGGATTAACAGGACCGTGGCTCTGGATTTGAACGCGGAGTTTGAGTCTGGGGATGTTGCATTGGATTTGAGATTGTGGTCGAAGATGATGATGGAGTTCGGGGGTTTCAGGATCCATCGCGGGCTTACTGTTCATTGTAAGGGTTTGAAGGTGCCATTTTCTTCGTCTAAAGTGTTTGAGAAGGTTGCTTGTCGCAAACATGTATTTGACTAA